In Bradyrhizobium sp. 1(2017), one DNA window encodes the following:
- a CDS encoding acetate--CoA ligase family protein, with product MEAQVPAASVSSHPWSPSPDASDIVKGIHAMLHPHNIVLVGATDKPGNYAERIWNNLVKYGYEGGLYPVNARRDTIWNVPCYKDFASLPEKPDHVLVLVPARAAVQVVRDAAAAGARSATIVTSGFSELQDEESQKLAAELQAAVRETGLAVTGPNCLGNLSAGEKLFTNIDDRIVTMEQGAVAIAGQSGAIVMAIRQALEDRGVGVGYMVTTGNEAGLETPDLMRYFAEDPSIKVIVVYLEGVRNTKAFRDACKAARAASKPVIALKLGASEGGRAAAMAHTGALAGSIETFDAIATREGVIRVGGLDELIETTECFVHAAVPRGDRLAAVTLSGGKRGMLLDAFYAEGLNFAPLSPHVGSELAKMLGPGSIVGNPLDAGFAAVVDPSVYMKSIELMIDDPDIDIVIIDAELPKAPHELRERNLRIVNEMASKAAKPVIYISAMSIGFTEFTKSLRKSLPHLAVMQGMDRAVTAIKSLLDYAKLRKEVPDIVSASKPAARAVLEKTLKSASGAALDEVASKKLLKAYGIPISKEAIAQTAAEAVKIAKQIGFPVVAKLVSAEILHKSDIGGVVLNLNSAAEVKKAFADITARVAKLKGKPKLDGILIAQQVKAELELVVGASLDAEMGPVVLFGTGGIDIELMKDVALAGAPLDEAEARLLIGRTKAGIKMRGYRGKPALHEASAVKALVGLSSLIADAGDRIASIDINPFLINTKTGVAVDALIVLNNAAAKRAAGH from the coding sequence ATGGAAGCTCAGGTGCCTGCTGCGTCGGTCTCTTCGCATCCATGGTCTCCGTCGCCCGACGCCAGCGATATCGTCAAGGGCATCCATGCCATGCTGCATCCGCACAACATCGTGCTGGTGGGCGCGACCGACAAGCCTGGCAACTATGCCGAGCGCATCTGGAACAATCTGGTCAAATACGGCTACGAGGGCGGGCTCTATCCGGTCAACGCCAGGCGCGACACCATCTGGAACGTTCCTTGCTACAAGGACTTTGCCAGCCTGCCGGAGAAGCCCGATCACGTCCTGGTGCTGGTGCCGGCGCGCGCAGCCGTGCAGGTGGTCCGGGATGCCGCCGCAGCGGGCGCGCGTTCGGCGACCATCGTCACGTCGGGCTTCAGCGAGTTGCAGGACGAGGAGAGCCAGAAGCTCGCCGCCGAACTGCAGGCTGCGGTGCGCGAGACGGGGCTGGCGGTCACCGGGCCGAACTGTCTCGGCAATTTGAGTGCCGGCGAAAAGCTCTTCACCAACATCGACGACCGTATCGTCACCATGGAGCAGGGGGCGGTGGCGATCGCCGGACAATCCGGCGCCATCGTCATGGCGATCCGGCAGGCGTTGGAGGATCGGGGCGTCGGCGTCGGCTACATGGTGACGACCGGCAACGAGGCCGGGCTCGAGACGCCGGACCTGATGCGCTATTTCGCCGAGGATCCGAGCATCAAGGTGATCGTCGTCTATCTCGAAGGCGTGCGCAACACCAAGGCCTTCCGTGACGCCTGCAAGGCGGCGCGTGCCGCGAGCAAGCCCGTGATCGCGCTCAAGCTCGGGGCGTCCGAAGGCGGCCGCGCCGCGGCGATGGCCCATACCGGCGCGCTCGCCGGCTCGATCGAGACCTTCGATGCCATCGCAACGCGCGAGGGCGTGATCCGGGTCGGCGGGCTCGACGAGCTGATCGAGACCACCGAATGCTTCGTTCACGCGGCCGTGCCCAGAGGCGACCGGCTCGCGGCAGTCACGCTCTCCGGCGGCAAGCGCGGCATGCTGCTCGACGCCTTCTATGCCGAGGGCCTGAACTTTGCGCCGCTGAGCCCGCATGTCGGCTCTGAGCTGGCAAAAATGCTCGGGCCGGGCTCGATCGTCGGCAATCCGCTTGATGCGGGCTTTGCCGCCGTGGTCGATCCCTCCGTCTACATGAAGTCGATCGAGCTGATGATCGACGATCCCGATATCGACATCGTCATCATCGACGCCGAGCTGCCGAAGGCGCCGCACGAGCTGCGCGAACGCAACTTGCGCATCGTCAACGAGATGGCGAGCAAGGCCGCAAAGCCCGTGATCTATATCAGCGCCATGTCGATCGGCTTCACCGAATTCACCAAATCCCTGCGCAAATCGCTACCGCATCTCGCCGTCATGCAGGGCATGGACCGCGCGGTGACGGCGATCAAGTCGCTGCTCGACTATGCGAAGCTGCGCAAGGAAGTCCCCGACATCGTCTCGGCCTCGAAGCCGGCCGCACGTGCCGTGCTGGAGAAGACGCTGAAATCAGCCAGCGGTGCCGCGCTCGACGAGGTTGCCTCCAAGAAGCTGCTGAAGGCCTACGGCATTCCAATCTCGAAGGAGGCGATTGCGCAGACGGCGGCGGAGGCAGTGAAGATTGCCAAGCAGATCGGTTTCCCGGTCGTGGCAAAACTCGTCAGCGCCGAAATCCTGCACAAATCCGATATCGGCGGCGTGGTTCTGAACCTCAACAGTGCCGCCGAGGTGAAGAAGGCGTTCGCCGACATCACTGCGCGAGTTGCGAAGCTGAAGGGCAAGCCGAAGCTCGACGGCATCCTGATCGCGCAGCAGGTCAAGGCCGAGCTCGAGCTCGTGGTCGGCGCCTCGCTCGATGCCGAGATGGGACCGGTCGTGCTGTTCGGCACCGGCGGCATCGACATCGAGCTGATGAAGGACGTCGCGCTCGCCGGCGCGCCGCTGGACGAGGCGGAGGCGCGACTGCTGATCGGCCGCACCAAGGCCGGGATCAAGATGCGCGGCTATCGCGGCAAGCCGGCGCTGCATGAAGCTTCCGCGGTGAAGGCGCTGGTCGGCCTGTCCAGCCTGATCGCCGATGCCGGCGACCGGATCGCCTCGATCGACATCAACCCGTTCCTGATCAACACCAAAACGGGCGTGGCGGTCGATGCGCTCATCGTGCTGAACAACGCAGCCGCCAAACGTGCCGCCGGGCATTGA
- a CDS encoding MlaD family protein: protein MARASNLVIGTATLMAIVVAFGGVLGVQKWRTIQSRSQLRVVFEGGSASGLRRGGPVNFDGVPAGQILSIKLDSPRRIVALVMLDNTAPIRKDTVAGIEFQGLTGVAAISLIGGAPSAPPVPLDLDGIPILTADLSDAESIVETLHSVDRTIVSNAPAIKEGLRTFETYTADFRSKGGEIDAVMAKVDGAFAGFDKAVTKIEGVMPGFVNGKADELFERIQGLHELADTMKKKSAGYLEDIRRSLLDVSETANKMAGTPVAPRPPRKPTEQKR, encoded by the coding sequence ATGGCACGCGCGAGCAATCTGGTGATCGGAACGGCGACGCTGATGGCGATCGTCGTGGCGTTCGGCGGCGTGCTCGGCGTCCAGAAATGGCGCACCATTCAAAGCCGCAGCCAGTTGCGCGTGGTGTTCGAAGGCGGCTCCGCCAGCGGCTTGCGGCGTGGCGGGCCCGTCAATTTCGACGGCGTGCCTGCGGGCCAGATCCTGTCGATCAAGCTGGATAGTCCCCGCAGGATCGTGGCGCTTGTGATGCTCGACAACACCGCACCGATCCGCAAGGACACCGTCGCAGGCATCGAGTTCCAGGGGCTCACTGGCGTCGCCGCCATCTCGCTGATCGGAGGCGCTCCCTCCGCGCCGCCGGTGCCGCTGGACTTGGACGGCATCCCCATACTGACCGCCGACCTCAGCGACGCCGAGTCCATCGTGGAGACCCTGCACAGCGTCGATCGCACGATCGTGAGCAACGCCCCTGCGATCAAGGAGGGTCTGCGCACGTTCGAGACCTATACTGCCGATTTCAGGAGCAAGGGCGGCGAAATCGACGCCGTCATGGCCAAGGTCGACGGCGCATTCGCCGGCTTCGACAAGGCGGTCACGAAGATCGAGGGCGTGATGCCGGGCTTCGTTAACGGCAAGGCCGACGAGCTGTTCGAGAGGATACAGGGACTGCACGAACTCGCCGATACCATGAAGAAGAAATCGGCGGGGTACCTTGAGGACATCCGCCGCTCGCTGCTCGACGTCAGCGAAACCGCCAACAAGATGGCGGGAACGCCCGTGGCGCCGCGACCGCCGCGCAAGCCCACGGAACAGAAGCGCTAA
- a CDS encoding autotransporter outer membrane beta-barrel domain-containing protein — protein sequence MICNCGSLQLGDASHTASIIGAVTNEGLFNVVNADMSGVTSFLNEFSGLTTFRNATSASSMAITNRGQLFFGDLAGGGADTATAGRATINNDGGFTAFFARTNAGTASITNQNGGGAAFLEQSSAGSATIVNNDLSGTVFGTMSGSDTATAGNATIINESGGRTNFGAFTTAGNATIVTKDGGKTEFYDNSTGGTARFITTDTGIVNFGVSVGPNGDGRITAGSIEGNGFYYIGGGNTLVVGGNNRTTEVSGVIGDFDPCSCGPAGPGSLEKVGSGTLILSGTNAYTGTTTVNGGILRVDGNISQSSLTTVNAGGALFGAGIVGNTVIANGGIYAPGDGGPGSSMWVQGDLALQSGALYLVQVGSGTTASFANVFGNVTLNGNVGVSLYAGSTILPQYTIMQFSGTATDNFAGVAAPGGLIGTTTVDPSGTVYLNFTLDYGAKYALNINQKNVATTLQNFFNTNGFLRAEFAGLGPNGLTQASGESATGSQQTTFNAMNLFLGLLTDVHNSGRSGMSGATPYADDVSASAYAARRKDARDAFASIYRKAPAATFEQRWDVWAAGYGGSQTTDGNAGLGSNSTTSSLYGTAVGLDYRFSPSTIAGFALAGGATSFGVSGLGWGHSDLFQAGAFVRHTAGPAYVTAALAYGWQDVTTNRIVTAAGFDQLRAQFNTNAFSGRLEGGYRHAMSWIGVTPYAALQATMFSLPGYSEFAVAGSNVLALNYTAKDVTSTRTELGLRADNSFAAAGGLMTLRGRLAWAHDYNPDRTIGAVFQTLPGSAFVVNGAAQARDSALTTASVQMNWMNGWSASATFEGEFSNVTRSYAGKGLVRYAW from the coding sequence TTGATCTGTAACTGCGGCTCACTTCAGCTTGGTGATGCGAGCCATACCGCCAGCATCATTGGCGCCGTCACCAATGAGGGTCTGTTCAACGTCGTCAATGCCGACATGTCGGGGGTCACGTCGTTCCTGAATGAGTTCTCCGGTCTGACAACGTTTCGCAACGCAACCTCCGCCAGCTCGATGGCGATCACCAACAGAGGCCAGTTGTTCTTTGGTGATTTGGCCGGGGGCGGCGCCGACACCGCGACGGCTGGCCGGGCGACCATCAACAACGATGGAGGGTTCACCGCCTTCTTTGCCCGCACCAATGCGGGCACGGCCAGCATCACCAATCAGAACGGCGGCGGCGCCGCGTTCCTCGAGCAGTCGTCGGCGGGCTCGGCGACCATCGTGAACAACGATCTCAGCGGGACCGTATTTGGTACGATGAGTGGATCGGATACGGCGACCGCAGGCAACGCGACGATCATCAACGAGTCCGGCGGCCGGACAAATTTCGGCGCGTTCACCACGGCCGGCAATGCCACCATCGTCACCAAGGACGGCGGCAAGACGGAGTTCTACGATAATTCCACCGGCGGCACTGCGCGCTTCATCACGACCGACACGGGTATCGTCAATTTCGGGGTCAGCGTCGGTCCCAACGGCGACGGCCGCATCACGGCCGGCTCGATCGAAGGCAACGGCTTCTACTATATCGGCGGCGGCAACACCCTTGTCGTCGGGGGCAACAACCGCACGACTGAGGTCAGCGGTGTCATCGGCGATTTTGATCCCTGCAGTTGCGGTCCTGCTGGTCCGGGCTCGCTCGAAAAGGTCGGCAGCGGCACGCTGATCCTCTCTGGCACCAACGCCTATACCGGCACGACCACCGTGAACGGCGGCATCCTGCGCGTCGACGGCAACATCTCGCAGTCGAGCCTCACCACCGTGAACGCGGGCGGCGCGCTGTTCGGCGCGGGAATCGTCGGCAATACCGTCATCGCCAACGGCGGCATCTACGCGCCCGGCGATGGCGGGCCGGGATCGAGCATGTGGGTTCAAGGCGACCTCGCCCTGCAGTCCGGGGCGCTGTACCTCGTTCAGGTCGGCAGCGGAACCACCGCGAGCTTTGCCAACGTTTTCGGCAACGTCACCCTGAATGGCAATGTCGGCGTCTCGCTCTACGCCGGCAGCACCATATTGCCCCAATACACGATCATGCAGTTTTCCGGCACCGCAACCGACAATTTTGCCGGCGTTGCCGCGCCCGGTGGTCTCATCGGCACGACCACCGTGGATCCCAGCGGCACTGTCTATCTCAATTTTACGCTCGACTATGGTGCGAAGTACGCGCTCAACATCAACCAGAAGAACGTCGCCACCACGCTTCAGAATTTTTTCAATACCAACGGCTTCCTGCGAGCCGAATTCGCGGGCCTCGGCCCCAACGGCTTGACGCAGGCTTCCGGTGAGTCCGCGACCGGCTCGCAGCAGACGACGTTCAACGCGATGAACCTGTTCCTCGGCCTGCTGACGGATGTCCACAATTCGGGACGGAGCGGCATGTCAGGTGCGACGCCATATGCCGATGATGTGAGCGCAAGTGCCTACGCCGCGCGCCGCAAGGACGCGCGCGACGCGTTCGCCTCGATCTACCGCAAGGCACCGGCCGCGACCTTCGAGCAGCGCTGGGACGTGTGGGCAGCCGGTTACGGCGGCTCCCAGACCACCGACGGCAATGCCGGCCTCGGCTCGAACAGCACCACCAGCAGCCTCTACGGCACGGCCGTCGGTCTCGACTACCGTTTCTCGCCGTCGACCATCGCCGGTTTCGCGCTTGCCGGCGGCGCCACCAGCTTCGGCGTCAGCGGCCTCGGCTGGGGCCACTCCGATCTGTTCCAGGCCGGCGCTTTCGTGCGCCACACCGCCGGACCCGCCTATGTCACGGCCGCGCTTGCCTATGGCTGGCAGGACGTCACCACCAATCGCATCGTCACCGCCGCCGGGTTCGACCAGCTGCGCGCCCAGTTCAATACCAACGCGTTCTCGGGTCGCCTCGAGGGTGGCTATCGCCACGCGATGTCATGGATCGGTGTCACGCCCTACGCGGCGCTCCAAGCCACCATGTTCAGCCTTCCGGGCTATTCAGAGTTCGCAGTGGCCGGCAGCAACGTCCTCGCCCTCAACTATACCGCCAAGGACGTGACCAGCACCCGCACCGAGCTCGGTCTGCGCGCGGACAACTCGTTTGCCGCAGCCGGCGGCCTGATGACCCTGCGTGGCCGTCTCGCCTGGGCGCATGACTACAATCCGGATCGTACCATCGGCGCGGTGTTTCAGACCCTGCCGGGATCGGCCTTCGTCGTGAACGGCGCCGCGCAGGCGCGCGATTCCGCGCTGACCACGGCGTCGGTGCAGATGAACTGGATGAACGGTTGGTCCGCCTCGGCGACCTTCGAGGGCGAGTTCTCGAACGTCACCCGCTCCTACGCCGGCAAGGGCCTCGTGCGCTATGCGTGGTGA